The following proteins are encoded in a genomic region of Thermococcus pacificus:
- a CDS encoding dihydroorotase → MYDLVLKGKFLMGKKLMEGSIGVSEGKISRISIGELEGEEVIQIGRGKVILPGLIDTHVHLRDFDQRDKETVESGTKAALHGGITTVFDMPNTKPPVMDATTFKRRKGLFERKAYSDYALGFLLKGNCGEAQKVRADFYKVFMGASTGSIFSENFESDYSCSPGIVSVHAEDPETIRKSPERPPEAEVRAIERAIHAAGELQKQLNICHVSTGDGLRAILEAGLPWVSFEVTPHHLFLTKRDYERNPLLKVYPPLRGESDRKALWENFSRIPIIASDHAPHTLQDKENGAAGIPGLETEVALLLDAVNRGLIELQDIVEKMHLNPIRIFGIRDKGLEVGKDADFTVIDLKKEWVVRPEDFYTKAGWSPWEGKRLRGKVVKTFLRGELVMEDDEVIGKPSGRRVEIAEAR, encoded by the coding sequence ATGTATGACCTGGTTCTAAAAGGGAAGTTCCTGATGGGCAAGAAACTGATGGAGGGAAGCATAGGGGTTTCTGAGGGGAAAATCTCCCGCATCTCCATCGGGGAGTTGGAGGGAGAAGAAGTCATTCAAATTGGTCGCGGTAAGGTTATACTCCCAGGGCTAATAGACACCCATGTTCACCTAAGGGATTTCGACCAGCGGGATAAAGAAACCGTAGAAAGCGGAACGAAGGCGGCCCTTCACGGCGGCATAACCACCGTCTTCGACATGCCCAACACAAAGCCGCCCGTAATGGATGCCACGACGTTCAAGAGGAGAAAGGGGCTATTTGAGAGGAAAGCTTATTCGGACTATGCCCTTGGGTTCCTCTTGAAAGGAAACTGCGGAGAGGCTCAGAAAGTCCGGGCAGATTTCTACAAAGTGTTCATGGGCGCCTCAACGGGGAGCATCTTTTCGGAGAACTTTGAAAGCGACTATTCCTGTTCACCGGGAATAGTGAGCGTCCATGCGGAAGACCCTGAGACAATCCGGAAGAGCCCCGAGAGGCCGCCGGAGGCCGAGGTTCGGGCCATCGAGCGGGCCATCCACGCTGCAGGGGAATTGCAGAAACAGTTGAATATCTGCCACGTTTCGACTGGCGACGGGCTGAGGGCCATCTTGGAAGCAGGACTGCCGTGGGTGAGCTTCGAAGTTACCCCCCACCACCTGTTTCTAACAAAAAGGGACTACGAGAGGAACCCGCTCCTCAAAGTTTACCCGCCGCTGAGAGGCGAAAGCGATAGAAAGGCTCTCTGGGAGAATTTTTCAAGAATCCCCATCATAGCGAGCGACCACGCACCCCACACACTTCAGGATAAAGAGAACGGGGCAGCCGGGATCCCTGGATTGGAGACGGAAGTGGCACTCCTCCTGGATGCCGTGAACAGGGGGCTCATAGAGCTACAGGACATAGTAGAGAAGATGCACTTGAACCCAATTAGAATATTTGGAATAAGGGACAAGGGGTTAGAGGTCGGAAAGGACGCGGACTTCACCGTTATCGACCTCAAGAAGGAATGGGTCGTCAGGCCCGAGGATTTCTACACGAAGGCAGGATGGAGCCCGTGGGAGGGTAAAAGGCTCCGCGGAAAGGTGGTCAAAACCTTCCTCCGCGGGGAACTCGTTATGGAGGATGACGAAGTCATTGGAAAACCCAGTGGAAGGAGGGTGGAAATTGCTGAAGCGCGTTGA
- a CDS encoding ABC transporter substrate-binding protein, whose protein sequence is MLFSLFAIHPVSAADYTPKDIPLNSDEAKARFKADLEWYLNYGHFVISNGPYILEMYSPENLYLKLVKFNGQRNTFNDDPKLPKDGYADVVEYQGVQNPENVILQIAKGEYDLGLFAFGANKYQGLGSDVLSKLNLYKSASSSVELTINPYKDPDKDAPIVTVGDNVYFNPFAIREVRFAMNWLISRNYLIQNIYQGSGAPALSGITPSDPAAKYFEPVYQALKFTADGNEALALQMIDEAMQKAKEQVAKYNHKLEKKDDGLWYFDDQPVTVKFVIRTEDERKDVGLYIADLLEKKVGFKVDRMLLDRQKASEIVLDKPITTYEWNLYTGGWGAGGLGSMYPDWQIYYWYSPLGYYPNYIDPRHEPEVTVEDALKYIGDGSVAAGLQKLQTKYYTSEESLGPILNWTTREIGYILLMTQYTDPATNTTIVLNNPDQYWDFQKIGMTAGLMESIRIFLVEQWEFYPVNKERVTDIISDDSIGIASRWSIMSAKTPDKHLKVAQFASTGALFMSAFNPIGGISDVYSTRLWNLIHDTGGTINFDGIYVPYRCKWTLEKGEFTVPDDAVIYNQTQGWIAAHKGETANAKVTVTCDLGEWHNGVKMTIDDIKYYIAFYYAWAFQDTPDDPYYDSSLSDAAATLQTYLGFQFTDDGYVVYGNYVHPFADDLTAGNYIMYPSLPWELYWTMGELVANGDAYGASSKYSFSSSGEGLLQLDLLTKQHVNDLAAVIQKISGINLDDLTKTTTTTSSQGQTESPTTTTGGGEGSNTTTYVVVGLVIIIIAAATWYFAKKK, encoded by the coding sequence ATGTTGTTTAGTTTGTTTGCCATCCACCCAGTTAGCGCGGCGGACTACACGCCGAAGGACATACCCCTGAACAGCGACGAGGCCAAGGCCCGCTTTAAGGCCGACCTCGAGTGGTACCTCAACTACGGCCACTTCGTCATCAGCAACGGTCCGTACATCCTTGAGATGTACTCTCCTGAGAACCTTTACCTCAAGCTTGTTAAGTTCAACGGTCAGAGGAACACCTTCAACGATGACCCCAAGCTCCCGAAGGACGGTTATGCCGATGTTGTTGAGTACCAGGGTGTTCAGAACCCTGAAAACGTTATTCTCCAGATCGCTAAGGGTGAGTACGACCTTGGTCTCTTCGCCTTCGGTGCCAACAAATACCAGGGTCTGGGAAGCGACGTCCTCTCGAAACTCAACCTCTACAAGAGCGCTAGCTCCTCCGTCGAGCTGACCATCAACCCGTACAAGGACCCGGACAAGGACGCTCCAATAGTTACCGTCGGCGACAACGTTTACTTCAACCCGTTCGCCATCAGGGAAGTCAGGTTCGCCATGAACTGGCTCATCAGCAGGAACTACCTCATCCAGAACATATACCAGGGTAGCGGTGCCCCGGCGCTCAGCGGCATCACCCCGAGCGACCCGGCCGCAAAGTATTTCGAGCCGGTTTACCAGGCCCTCAAGTTCACCGCCGATGGAAACGAAGCCCTTGCCCTTCAGATGATTGACGAGGCCATGCAGAAGGCCAAGGAGCAGGTCGCCAAGTACAACCACAAGCTTGAGAAGAAGGACGACGGCCTCTGGTACTTCGATGACCAGCCGGTTACAGTCAAGTTCGTCATCCGTACCGAGGACGAGAGGAAGGACGTTGGTCTGTACATCGCAGACCTCCTCGAGAAGAAGGTCGGATTCAAGGTCGACAGGATGCTCCTTGACAGGCAGAAGGCCAGTGAGATAGTCCTCGACAAGCCGATCACCACCTACGAGTGGAACCTCTACACCGGCGGTTGGGGTGCCGGTGGTCTTGGAAGCATGTACCCTGACTGGCAGATTTACTACTGGTACTCCCCGCTCGGCTACTACCCGAACTACATAGACCCGAGGCACGAGCCTGAAGTTACCGTCGAGGACGCCCTCAAGTACATAGGCGACGGCAGCGTTGCCGCTGGCCTGCAGAAGCTCCAGACCAAGTACTACACCAGTGAGGAGAGCCTCGGCCCGATACTCAATTGGACCACCAGGGAGATCGGTTACATCCTCCTCATGACCCAGTACACCGACCCGGCCACCAACACCACTATAGTCCTCAACAACCCCGACCAGTACTGGGACTTCCAGAAGATCGGTATGACCGCAGGTCTTATGGAAAGCATCAGAATCTTCCTCGTTGAGCAGTGGGAGTTCTACCCGGTCAACAAGGAGAGGGTCACAGACATCATCAGTGACGACAGCATTGGTATCGCCAGCAGGTGGAGCATAATGAGTGCCAAGACCCCGGACAAGCACCTCAAGGTCGCCCAGTTCGCCTCAACCGGTGCACTCTTCATGAGCGCTTTCAACCCGATTGGAGGTATAAGCGACGTTTACAGCACCAGGCTCTGGAACCTCATCCACGACACCGGTGGAACCATCAATTTCGACGGTATCTACGTCCCGTACAGGTGCAAGTGGACCCTCGAGAAGGGCGAGTTCACCGTCCCTGACGATGCCGTCATCTATAACCAGACCCAGGGCTGGATAGCCGCTCACAAGGGCGAGACGGCCAACGCCAAGGTCACCGTCACCTGTGACCTGGGTGAGTGGCACAACGGCGTGAAGATGACCATCGACGACATCAAGTACTACATAGCATTCTACTACGCCTGGGCCTTCCAGGACACCCCGGACGACCCGTACTACGACAGTTCCCTGAGTGACGCCGCCGCCACCCTCCAGACCTACCTCGGCTTCCAGTTCACTGACGACGGCTACGTCGTCTACGGTAACTACGTCCACCCGTTCGCCGACGACCTGACCGCGGGCAACTACATTATGTACCCGAGCCTTCCGTGGGAGCTCTACTGGACCATGGGTGAGCTCGTCGCCAACGGCGACGCCTACGGCGCCAGCAGCAAGTACTCCTTCAGCAGCAGCGGTGAGGGACTCCTCCAGCTTGACCTCCTCACCAAGCAGCACGTTAACGACCTCGCCGCCGTTATACAGAAGATCTCCGGCATAAACCTCGATGATCTCACCAAGACGACGACCACCACAAGCTCACAGGGCCAGACCGAGAGCCCGACCACCACGACCGGCGGCGGTGAAGGCAGCAACACCACCACCTACGTTGTGGTCGGCCTGGTGATAATCATCATCGCCGCGGCCACCTGGTACTTTGCCAAGAAGAAGTGA
- a CDS encoding ABC transporter permease, protein MGYLRYLLFRIANAILVLLIVTFIIAALFVKVAEESNRARMNDEMMQWDRTTGQKILKTGGQDAYEKAKAEQEKLLREKYELDLPYWQKVYKKALRTLRLNFGTTTTPIFGTNNVAEIIKVAVPRSILLFTTATIIVIILGIFLGVRAANNPGSVFDRGLSIFALLTYSLPMWWTGMMFLLLFAYKLGWFPLSSMFDPNLTGWAHVKDVLWKLTLPVLTYVFVAFGGWAWTTRNIMIGTLQEDFIMAARAKGVPERKVIYGHALRAAAPPIVTMVIFALLGSLGGAIISELVFNYPGMGRLYWVALQQNETNLLIGLTYFFTMLYLAGVVLADMVYGFLDPRVKVGASANM, encoded by the coding sequence ATGGGATATCTCAGGTACTTGCTGTTTAGAATTGCAAACGCAATCCTAGTTCTGTTGATAGTGACGTTCATTATCGCGGCCCTCTTCGTGAAGGTCGCAGAGGAGAGCAATCGGGCAAGAATGAACGACGAAATGATGCAATGGGACAGAACCACCGGGCAGAAAATTTTGAAAACCGGGGGTCAGGATGCCTATGAAAAAGCCAAGGCGGAGCAGGAAAAATTACTGAGGGAGAAGTACGAGCTCGACCTGCCCTACTGGCAGAAGGTGTACAAGAAGGCTTTACGCACGCTTAGGCTGAACTTTGGAACGACCACGACTCCAATCTTTGGAACCAACAACGTCGCCGAGATCATCAAGGTCGCCGTTCCAAGGAGTATTCTGCTCTTCACCACTGCCACGATAATCGTTATTATACTCGGTATCTTCCTTGGAGTCCGGGCTGCCAACAACCCAGGGAGTGTCTTTGACAGGGGATTGTCAATATTCGCCCTCCTCACATACAGCCTGCCGATGTGGTGGACCGGAATGATGTTCCTGCTCCTATTTGCCTACAAGCTCGGCTGGTTCCCGCTGAGCTCAATGTTCGACCCGAACCTCACCGGTTGGGCTCACGTTAAAGACGTCCTATGGAAGCTCACCCTCCCGGTCCTCACATACGTCTTCGTTGCCTTCGGTGGCTGGGCCTGGACGACCAGGAACATCATGATCGGCACCCTTCAGGAGGACTTCATCATGGCGGCGAGGGCCAAAGGTGTCCCCGAGCGCAAGGTAATCTACGGCCACGCCCTCCGTGCCGCTGCCCCGCCGATAGTCACCATGGTCATCTTCGCCCTCCTGGGTTCACTCGGTGGTGCAATCATCAGCGAGCTCGTCTTTAACTACCCTGGAATGGGAAGGCTCTACTGGGTCGCCCTCCAGCAGAACGAGACCAACCTCCTCATAGGGCTCACGTACTTCTTCACCATGCTCTACCTGGCAGGAGTCGTGCTCGCGGACATGGTCTATGGATTCCTCGACCCGCGTGTCAAGGTCGGTGCTTCCGCCAATATGTGA
- a CDS encoding ABC transporter permease, with translation MRWVDVKEGIKEFLEEFKREKTGIAGVILLVLLVIVALTAPYTTMPDLPEKWRSSAYWEDNPKNVPPTWYNMFTSQKLVPQQVYYVDDLKIGHPSDTETVIEADYTFPEGYYFGPQGIIIKNINVTLNQASQAPTYSIYLKRPDGKTVVLVKNKPLTSSTTIAVGRDATISANIYVWLVNVTEGKELDPIQAQMDPIVIMNINTLVSTAFAKVEPGMKAEDVINNPEPLPGNYKLVLDIKNPAPDQNKVILDEMKVTFLGRSYGMMGTDYLGRDLWAGIIWGSRVSLTIGILVSVLSTIIGLTYGVTSAYLGGNMDELMMRINEIFASIPSLPILILIGATVGHVTLMFIVFLLVIFGWMGIARIARSMALQIKEQTYIEAARALGAGNGRIIFKHILPQLLPYAFATIALSVPGAVISEASLSFLGIGDPTAVTWGQILNAAQTQSATTKGYWWWVLPPGLGIAVVGLTFVLIGTALDRILNPRLRRL, from the coding sequence ATGAGATGGGTCGATGTCAAAGAAGGAATTAAGGAGTTCCTTGAAGAGTTTAAGAGGGAGAAGACCGGTATAGCCGGCGTCATTCTCCTCGTCCTCCTCGTCATAGTTGCACTCACCGCCCCGTACACCACGATGCCGGATCTCCCAGAGAAGTGGAGGAGCTCCGCTTACTGGGAAGACAACCCCAAGAACGTCCCACCGACCTGGTATAACATGTTCACCTCCCAGAAGCTTGTTCCCCAGCAGGTCTACTACGTGGACGACCTCAAGATAGGTCACCCCTCTGACACTGAAACCGTCATCGAGGCGGACTACACGTTCCCAGAAGGATACTACTTCGGACCCCAGGGCATCATAATTAAAAACATCAACGTGACGTTAAACCAGGCGTCACAGGCCCCGACCTACAGCATTTACCTCAAGAGGCCTGATGGCAAGACTGTCGTCCTCGTTAAGAACAAGCCGCTCACAAGCTCCACCACGATAGCCGTTGGTAGGGATGCCACTATCTCCGCCAACATCTACGTCTGGCTTGTGAACGTGACCGAAGGAAAGGAGCTTGACCCGATCCAAGCCCAGATGGATCCGATAGTCATCATGAACATTAACACCCTCGTCTCAACCGCCTTCGCCAAGGTCGAGCCCGGAATGAAGGCCGAGGATGTCATAAACAATCCGGAGCCCCTTCCGGGCAACTACAAGCTTGTCCTGGATATCAAGAACCCTGCCCCAGACCAGAATAAGGTCATCCTCGACGAAATGAAGGTCACATTCCTTGGAAGGAGCTACGGGATGATGGGCACCGACTACCTTGGAAGAGATCTCTGGGCCGGAATCATCTGGGGTAGCAGGGTCTCCCTTACAATCGGTATACTCGTCTCCGTCCTCAGCACTATAATCGGCCTCACCTACGGAGTCACCAGTGCCTACCTCGGTGGAAACATGGATGAGCTCATGATGCGTATCAACGAGATATTTGCCTCAATACCAAGCCTTCCGATACTCATCCTCATAGGCGCCACCGTCGGACACGTGACCTTAATGTTCATAGTGTTCCTGTTGGTCATCTTCGGATGGATGGGAATAGCGAGGATAGCGAGGAGCATGGCACTCCAGATCAAGGAGCAGACCTACATCGAGGCCGCCAGAGCCCTCGGTGCCGGCAACGGAAGGATAATCTTTAAGCACATCCTTCCGCAGCTGCTCCCGTATGCCTTCGCGACCATTGCTCTCAGCGTTCCGGGAGCGGTTATCTCCGAGGCTTCCCTGAGCTTCCTCGGTATCGGCGACCCGACGGCCGTTACCTGGGGCCAGATCCTTAACGCCGCCCAGACACAGTCAGCGACGACCAAGGGCTACTGGTGGTGGGTCCTCCCGCCCGGGCTTGGAATTGCAGTCGTCGGCCTTACCTTCGTGCTTATAGGTACGGCCCTTGATAGGATACTCAACCCGAGGCTCAGGAGGCTGTGA
- a CDS encoding ABC transporter ATP-binding protein, producing MVKNVLEVKDLKMYYFTNKGVVKAVDNISFNLRKGEVLGLAGESGCGKSSLGFTLLGMPTPPGKIVSGSIKIDGREIVGLPEDVLRKEIRWQKISMIFQGAMNALNPVYTVGYQMTEPLLLHKGMNKEEALDRAQKYLELVGLDPEIVYRYPHELSGGMKQRVIIATALLLEPDVVIADEPTTALDVVVQAQIINLLKKLKKELGLSMIFITHDLSILAEISDRVAIMYAGKIVEIGDSEKIYYEPAHPYTQKLLAAIPRLHEDVEKLEFIPGQPPNLINPPKGCRFSPRCPYVMNVCTEQEPELKEVDKDHYAACWLL from the coding sequence ATGGTCAAGAACGTACTCGAAGTTAAAGACCTCAAGATGTATTACTTCACCAACAAGGGTGTCGTCAAGGCCGTCGACAACATCAGCTTCAACCTCAGGAAGGGTGAGGTGCTGGGGCTTGCCGGTGAGAGCGGTTGTGGCAAGTCCTCCCTTGGCTTTACCCTTTTGGGCATGCCGACCCCGCCCGGCAAGATAGTCAGTGGTAGCATTAAGATCGATGGCAGGGAGATAGTTGGACTTCCAGAGGACGTCCTTAGGAAGGAGATCCGCTGGCAGAAGATATCGATGATCTTCCAGGGTGCAATGAACGCCCTCAACCCGGTCTACACTGTCGGCTACCAGATGACCGAACCGCTCCTACTCCATAAGGGAATGAACAAGGAGGAAGCCCTTGACAGGGCTCAAAAGTACCTCGAGCTCGTCGGTCTCGACCCGGAGATAGTCTATCGCTATCCTCATGAACTTTCGGGTGGTATGAAGCAGCGTGTTATCATAGCCACAGCCCTCCTCCTCGAGCCCGATGTCGTCATAGCCGATGAGCCCACCACTGCTCTGGACGTTGTCGTCCAGGCCCAGATCATAAACCTACTCAAGAAGCTCAAGAAGGAGCTCGGCCTGTCGATGATATTCATCACCCACGACCTCAGCATCCTCGCAGAGATCAGCGACCGCGTTGCCATCATGTACGCCGGAAAGATAGTTGAGATCGGCGACAGCGAGAAGATCTACTACGAGCCGGCCCATCCCTACACTCAGAAGCTCCTAGCGGCCATACCAAGGCTTCACGAGGACGTTGAGAAACTGGAGTTCATCCCCGGACAGCCGCCCAACCTCATCAACCCGCCGAAGGGATGCCGCTTCAGCCCAAGGTGCCCCTATGTTATGAACGTCTGTACGGAGCAGGAACCCGAGCTGAAGGAAGTTGATAAGGACCACTACGCCGCATGCTGGTTGCTGTGA
- a CDS encoding ABC transporter ATP-binding protein, with translation MAEPVLKVENLKKYFPIKRGFVDTIKGAPQRKVHAVDGISFEIFKQQVFALVGESGCGKSTTGKLIVKLLEPTDGKIYLEGNDVTHIKTREEILNYRRHVQMIFQDPFSSMNPRFRIFDILEEPLLIHGIGETKAEREELIYKALEMVKITPPEDYVGRFPHMLSGGQRQRVAIARALILNPTFIVADEPVSMLDVSIRAEILELMKELKEKMGVTYLYITHDMSTARYFADWMAVMYLGRIVEMGPAKRVIDNPLHPYTRALLTAVPEPKPERRNVIKELPIKGEVPNAVDIPPGCRFHPRCIYAQKGLCDTKHPQLVEYEHNHWAECHLVGKY, from the coding sequence ATGGCCGAGCCGGTACTCAAAGTTGAGAACCTTAAGAAGTACTTCCCGATCAAGAGGGGCTTCGTCGACACCATCAAGGGTGCCCCCCAGAGGAAGGTCCACGCGGTTGATGGCATCAGCTTCGAGATATTCAAGCAGCAGGTCTTCGCCCTCGTCGGTGAGAGCGGCTGTGGTAAGTCCACCACAGGAAAGCTCATAGTCAAGCTCCTCGAGCCCACTGACGGTAAGATATATCTTGAGGGCAACGACGTCACCCACATCAAGACAAGGGAGGAGATACTCAACTACCGCAGGCACGTCCAGATGATATTCCAGGACCCGTTCAGCTCGATGAACCCGAGGTTCAGGATATTCGATATCCTCGAGGAGCCGCTCCTCATACACGGCATAGGCGAGACCAAGGCCGAGCGTGAGGAGCTCATCTACAAGGCCCTTGAGATGGTCAAGATAACCCCTCCTGAGGACTACGTCGGCAGGTTCCCCCACATGCTCTCCGGCGGTCAGAGGCAGCGTGTGGCTATTGCAAGAGCTCTCATCCTGAACCCAACCTTCATCGTCGCAGACGAGCCGGTTTCGATGCTCGATGTGTCAATCCGTGCGGAGATCCTCGAGCTCATGAAAGAGCTGAAGGAGAAGATGGGTGTTACGTACCTCTACATCACCCACGACATGTCCACTGCCAGATACTTCGCGGACTGGATGGCGGTCATGTACCTTGGAAGGATAGTCGAGATGGGTCCAGCGAAGCGCGTTATCGACAACCCGCTCCACCCGTACACCAGGGCCCTGCTCACTGCAGTCCCCGAGCCCAAGCCGGAACGCAGGAACGTCATCAAGGAGCTACCAATCAAGGGTGAGGTTCCGAACGCCGTCGACATACCGCCTGGATGCCGCTTCCACCCGAGGTGCATCTACGCCCAGAAGGGACTCTGTGACACCAAGCACCCACAGCTCGTCGAGTACGAGCACAACCACTGGGCCGAGTGCCACCTTGTCGGCAAGTACTGA
- a CDS encoding NAD+ synthase, with product MRELEYPKVVEEIISFIRENVEKAGVEGVVIGISGGIDSATVAYLAARALGKERVLGLIMPYYENRDVEDAKLVCENLGIECREISIRPIVDSLVAQLGFQPDKRSLGNIMSRTRMVLLYAHANQLNRLVLGTSNRSEFLVGYFTKWGDGASDYAPLINLYKTEVWEVAKLLGVPQRIIEKKPTAGLWEGQTDEDELGISYRLLDEILWRLVDLKMPKDKIAEELGTDIERVEYVERLVKSSEHKRRLPLGPTF from the coding sequence ATGAGGGAACTTGAGTACCCGAAAGTCGTTGAGGAGATAATCTCCTTCATCCGCGAGAATGTTGAAAAAGCAGGTGTGGAGGGTGTAGTCATCGGAATAAGCGGTGGAATCGACAGCGCCACCGTCGCCTACCTTGCAGCTAGAGCACTCGGGAAGGAGCGGGTTTTGGGCCTGATAATGCCATACTACGAGAACCGCGACGTTGAAGACGCCAAGCTCGTCTGCGAGAACCTTGGAATAGAGTGCAGGGAAATCAGTATAAGACCCATTGTGGATTCTCTCGTCGCTCAGCTTGGCTTTCAGCCCGACAAGCGCTCCCTCGGCAACATAATGTCAAGAACGAGGATGGTTCTGCTGTATGCCCACGCCAACCAGCTCAACCGCCTCGTGCTGGGCACGAGCAACAGGAGCGAGTTTCTTGTGGGATATTTCACCAAATGGGGCGATGGTGCCAGCGACTACGCGCCCCTTATAAACCTCTACAAGACAGAGGTGTGGGAGGTTGCGAAGCTCCTCGGCGTCCCCCAGAGGATAATCGAGAAGAAGCCAACTGCCGGTCTCTGGGAGGGCCAGACCGACGAGGACGAGCTGGGGATAAGCTACCGCCTGCTGGACGAGATACTGTGGAGACTCGTTGACCTCAAGATGCCGAAGGATAAAATCGCGGAAGAACTTGGGACAGACATCGAGAGAGTTGAATACGTTGAGCGGCTCGTTAAATCGAGCGAGCACAAGAGGCGCCTCCCCCTCGGGCCGACCTTCTGA
- a CDS encoding EamA family transporter, whose product MRRGYLFVFLAASMWGTLGIFAKYLDGFGLSTFTMVFYRVLFAVALLAVYLRIRGIGFSIERSRLKFYALYGFFSIFLFYTLYFYTVTISSVSFAVLLLYTAPVYSIVLGKLIFGEKLTGEKVLALFLVMAGVVLVNGVNSGFSTKALLFGLLTGFTYALYGVLAKFAVRNEEPEKALFYTLLFGLFFLLPFTDFNVPAGAVPYLFALAFFPTFLGYILYNHALKEVEVSRASIIATVEPVVAITLAFLLFGETLSPRQIIGAALIIGGSIIVHAREKERLEEAALEEGH is encoded by the coding sequence ATGAGGCGCGGTTACCTTTTTGTTTTTCTGGCCGCAAGCATGTGGGGGACCCTGGGTATATTCGCCAAGTACCTCGACGGCTTTGGCCTGAGCACCTTCACTATGGTCTTCTACAGGGTTCTCTTTGCGGTCGCCCTTCTGGCGGTGTACCTCAGGATTAGGGGCATCGGTTTCTCCATCGAGCGTTCCAGATTGAAGTTCTATGCTCTCTACGGCTTCTTCAGCATATTCTTATTCTACACCCTCTACTTTTACACGGTGACAATATCTTCCGTCTCGTTTGCCGTCCTCTTGCTCTACACGGCGCCAGTCTACTCGATAGTCCTTGGGAAGTTGATCTTCGGAGAAAAGCTGACTGGAGAAAAGGTTCTCGCGCTGTTCCTCGTGATGGCGGGTGTCGTTCTCGTCAATGGGGTGAACAGTGGCTTCTCGACTAAGGCCCTCCTCTTCGGCCTCCTGACCGGATTTACCTACGCCCTTTACGGCGTCCTCGCCAAGTTTGCGGTGAGGAACGAGGAGCCTGAGAAGGCCCTCTTCTACACACTTCTCTTCGGCCTCTTTTTCCTGCTCCCCTTCACGGACTTCAACGTTCCTGCTGGAGCGGTTCCCTACCTCTTCGCGCTGGCCTTCTTTCCGACGTTCCTCGGCTACATCCTCTACAACCATGCCCTGAAAGAGGTCGAGGTCAGCAGAGCGAGCATAATAGCAACCGTTGAGCCTGTCGTGGCGATAACACTCGCGTTCCTCCTCTTTGGGGAGACGCTGAGTCCCAGGCAGATAATAGGTGCAGCCCTCATAATCGGCGGTTCCATAATAGTCCATGCCAGGGAGAAAGAGAGGCTGGAAGAAGCGGCCCTTGAAGAGGGCCATTAG